The following proteins are co-located in the Megalops cyprinoides isolate fMegCyp1 chromosome 15, fMegCyp1.pri, whole genome shotgun sequence genome:
- the valopa gene encoding vertebrate ancient long opsin a, which yields MDSISLSVNGVAFTEAAELLKPEDPFSGPLKSVAPWNYKILAGLMFIITSLSLTENFTVMLVTFKFKQLRQPLNYIIVNLSIADFLVSLIGGTISFLTNATGYFFLGKWACVLEGFAVTFFGIVALWSLAVLAFERFFVICRPLGNVRLRGKHAALGLVFVWTFSFIWTIPPVLGWNSYTTSKIGTTCEPNWYSGAYSDHSYIITFFFTCFILPLAVIIVSYGKLMRKLRKVSNTHGRLGNARKPDRQVTRMVVVMIVAYMVGWTPYAAFSITVTACPTIHLDPLLAAIPAFFAKTAAVYNPVIYVFMNKQFRKCLIQLFSCNGATLDSTLNQTTDRAGVTAESNTGEMSAIAARIPVAGNAVQTQEDETSEGSTFGQLPIPENKVCPM from the exons ATGGATTCGATTAGTCTGTCTGTGAATGGTGTTGCGTTCACCGAAGCTGCTGAGCTCCTGAAACCAGAAGATCCCTTCTCAGGTCCGCTCAAGTCCGTCGCTCCTTGGAACTATAAGATCTTGGCTGGTTTGATGTTCATTATAACGTCTTTGTCTCTGACTGAGAATTTCACTGTAATGCTGGTCACGTTTAAGTTCAAGCAGCTGAGACAGCCCCTGAACTACATCATTGTTAATTTGTCGATTGCTGACTTTCTTGTGTCACTTATCGGGGGAACAATAAGTTTTCTGACCAATGCCACTGGGTACTTCTTTTTGGGAAAGTGGGCGTGCGTTTTGGAGGGATTTGCAGTGACTTTTTTTG GAATTGTGGCTCTGTGGTCCCTGGCTGTCCTGGCATTCGAGCGCTTCTTTGTAATCTGTCGCCCGCTGGGGAACGTTCGTTTGAGAGGGAAGCATGCCGCACTCGGCCTGGTGTTCGTCTGGACCTTCTCCTTCATCTGGACCATCCCTCCAGTGCTGGGCTGGAACAGCTACACCACCAGTAAAATCGGCACCACCTGTGAACCTAACTG GTATTCGGGAGCCTACTCCGACCACAGCTACATCATCACCTTCTTCTTCACCTGTTTCATTCTGCCGCTTGCCGTCATCATTGTGTCATACGGGAAGCTGATGAGGAAGCTCAGGAAG GTGTCCAACACGCACGGCCGCCTGGGTAATGCCAGGAAGCCGGACCGTCAGGTGACACGCATGGTCGTGGTCATGATCGTGGCCTACATGGTCGGCTGGACACCCTACGCAGCTTTCTCCATCACTGTCACGGCCTGTCCCACGATCCACCTGGACCCGCTGCTGGCTGCTATTCCTGCCTTCTTTGCCAAAACCGCCGCCGTTTACAACCCAGTGATCTACGTCTTCATGAACAAACAA TTCAGGAAGTGCCTGATTCAGCTGTTCAGCTGCAACGGCGCTACCCTGGACTCCACCTTGAACCAGACCACAGACCGAGCTGGCGTGACCGCAGAGAGCAACACAGGCGAGATGTCGGCCATCGCGGCCCGGATCCCCGTCGCTGGGAACGCGGTGCAGACCCAGGAGGATGAGACCAGTGAGGGTAGCACCTTTGGTCAGCTGCCTATCCCTGAGAACAAAGTCTGTCCCATGTAA